The Streptomyces achromogenes genome window below encodes:
- a CDS encoding BNR repeat-containing protein: protein MRRRTLLAGALLSAAASPVLAAGTARAADPGPAVTRRTTTLLDAQAVFFVSYDGLVNNNSFQKNGLLTYKGYQYATWYTATRNAVVARRVLGGTTWSTVTLAHQLKSSDSHNVISMGVSKTDGRLHLNMDSHSDGFFYVKSVAGLLDNPATTSWTSSRFGAVQTTLDGLALTSQFTYPQFVSTPEGRLQLSYRVAISGNGRNALAEYDGSTWQNLGEWSSSTGTYTSEHGSSTARNMYLHGIDYDVNGRLHSFFTWREQNGAVMCSGGGITNHDTGYVYSDDRGRTWRNNAGAVVGVTGGSDKVAVTDSGLVVDPLNPDHSLMNQESQATDSGGRPHAIISYVPGRFGQCTTDYVNDRTANGRAFHLRKNTSGSWQKTEIPVVLGSSQRTKLILDKYDNAYAIFPFGRIAGASKASGYTDWKILFDGSGLNAFGEVVIDEMRVKADNTLSFMYQEKSSGTTPSALRVIDFTLPA from the coding sequence ATGAGACGACGCACCCTGTTGGCCGGCGCCCTCCTCAGCGCCGCAGCCTCTCCCGTGCTGGCCGCCGGCACCGCACGCGCCGCCGACCCCGGCCCCGCGGTCACGAGGAGGACGACCACGCTGCTCGACGCCCAGGCCGTGTTCTTCGTGTCCTACGACGGCCTGGTCAACAACAACTCGTTCCAGAAGAACGGTCTGCTGACCTACAAGGGCTACCAGTACGCCACCTGGTACACCGCCACCCGGAACGCGGTCGTCGCCCGCCGGGTCCTGGGCGGAACCACCTGGTCCACGGTGACGCTGGCGCACCAGCTCAAGTCCAGCGACTCGCACAACGTCATCTCCATGGGCGTCTCGAAGACCGACGGCCGGCTCCACCTCAACATGGACTCGCACAGCGACGGCTTCTTCTACGTCAAGTCGGTCGCCGGCCTCCTCGACAACCCGGCGACCACGTCCTGGACGTCGTCCAGGTTCGGCGCCGTCCAGACCACCCTCGACGGACTCGCGCTCACCTCCCAGTTCACCTACCCGCAGTTCGTCTCCACCCCCGAGGGCAGGCTCCAGCTCAGCTACCGGGTCGCCATATCCGGCAACGGCCGCAACGCCCTCGCCGAGTACGACGGTTCGACCTGGCAGAACCTCGGCGAGTGGTCCAGCTCCACCGGCACCTACACCAGCGAGCACGGCTCCAGCACGGCCCGCAACATGTACCTGCACGGCATCGACTACGACGTCAACGGCCGGCTGCACTCGTTCTTCACCTGGCGCGAGCAGAACGGCGCCGTGATGTGCTCCGGCGGCGGCATCACCAACCACGACACCGGTTACGTCTACTCCGACGACCGCGGCCGGACCTGGCGCAACAACGCCGGCGCGGTCGTCGGCGTCACCGGCGGCTCCGACAAGGTCGCGGTCACCGACAGCGGGCTCGTCGTGGACCCGCTCAACCCCGACCACTCGCTGATGAACCAGGAGAGCCAGGCCACCGACTCCGGGGGCCGGCCGCACGCGATCATCAGCTACGTACCCGGCCGCTTCGGCCAGTGCACCACCGACTACGTCAACGACCGCACCGCCAACGGCCGCGCCTTCCACCTGCGCAAGAACACCTCCGGCAGCTGGCAGAAGACGGAGATCCCGGTCGTCCTCGGCTCCAGCCAGCGCACCAAGCTCATCCTGGACAAGTACGACAACGCGTACGCGATCTTCCCGTTCGGCAGGATCGCCGGCGCCTCGAAGGCATCCGGGTACACCGACTGGAAGATCCTCTTCGACGGCAGCGGCCTCAACGCCTTCGGCGAGGTCGTCATCGACGAGATGCGGGTCAAGGCCGACAACACGCTGTCGTTCATGTACCAGGAGAAGTCGAGCGGGACGACCCCGTCGGCGCTCCGCGTCATCGACTTCACACTGCCCGCATGA
- a CDS encoding LacI family DNA-binding transcriptional regulator — protein MAQSVGIKDVARAAGVSVGTVSNVINRPDSVAMETRARVLSAIDRLGYVRSESARQLRAGRSRIMGLLVLDMGNPFFVDVARGAERAARDAGLGVMVCNSAESAGEEAEYLSLFAEQRVRGVLLTPADATGRNIESFRRHGIPFVLVDRVSEGTAECSVSVDDVAGGALAVRHLIDVGHRSIAYVSGPPGFTQVRDRRTGALAALAEAGLGPERLRELPTERLDVAAGRDAGARLLGLADRPTAVFCANDLLALGVLQAMYAAGVGVPDDLAIVGYDDIEFAAAAAVPLTSVRQPAVTMGALAAEMLLEETEEGHENGKRAHEHRRVVLQPELVVRRSSLSAR, from the coding sequence ATGGCCCAGTCGGTGGGTATCAAGGACGTCGCCCGTGCCGCCGGAGTCTCCGTCGGCACGGTGTCCAACGTCATCAACCGCCCGGACAGCGTCGCCATGGAGACCCGGGCCCGGGTGCTCTCGGCGATAGACCGTCTCGGGTACGTCCGCAGCGAGTCGGCCCGCCAACTGCGCGCCGGCCGCAGCCGGATCATGGGGCTGCTCGTCCTCGACATGGGCAACCCGTTCTTCGTGGACGTCGCCCGGGGCGCCGAGCGCGCCGCCCGGGACGCCGGACTCGGCGTCATGGTCTGCAACAGTGCCGAGAGCGCGGGCGAGGAGGCCGAGTACCTGTCGCTCTTCGCCGAGCAGCGGGTGCGCGGCGTGCTGCTCACCCCGGCGGACGCGACCGGGCGCAACATCGAGTCCTTCCGCCGGCACGGCATCCCCTTCGTCCTCGTCGACCGGGTCTCCGAGGGCACCGCCGAGTGCTCGGTGTCGGTGGACGACGTGGCGGGCGGGGCGCTCGCGGTGCGGCACCTGATCGACGTCGGGCACCGCTCCATCGCCTATGTCAGCGGGCCGCCCGGCTTCACCCAGGTCCGCGACCGCCGTACCGGCGCACTGGCCGCGCTCGCCGAGGCGGGCCTCGGCCCGGAACGGCTGCGCGAACTGCCCACCGAGCGGCTCGACGTCGCCGCCGGCCGGGACGCGGGCGCCCGACTGCTGGGCCTCGCCGACCGCCCGACCGCCGTGTTCTGCGCCAACGACCTGCTCGCGCTCGGCGTGCTGCAGGCCATGTACGCGGCCGGCGTGGGCGTCCCCGACGACCTCGCCATCGTCGGCTACGACGACATCGAGTTCGCGGCCGCGGCGGCGGTCCCCCTCACCTCCGTCCGGCAGCCCGCCGTCACCATGGGCGCCCTGGCCGCCGAGATGCTGCTGGAGGAGACGGAGGAGGGGCACGAGAACGGGAAGCGGGCGCACGAACACCGTCGCGTGGTGCTCCAGCCGGAGCTGGTGGTCCGCCGGTCGAGCCTGTCGGCGCGCTGA
- a CDS encoding alpha/beta fold hydrolase gives MSLSYRQPGVVLTDRRFAVPLDHADPAGETISLYAREVVASDRAGRDLPWLLYLQGGPGFGAHRFVGRPAWLGRALKEYRVLLLDQRGTGHSTPANRQTLPLRGGPAGQADYLAHFRADSIVRDCELIRREVTGGAPWTVLGQSFGGFCTVTYLSTAPEGLAAALITGGLPALDGHADDVYRAAYPRMERKAAAHYARYPQDVERARRVADHLLHHEVTLPSGYRLTAEAFQTVGILLGGGEGSHRLHHLLEDAFVPTLKGPALSDAFQEETQGRLSFAGHPLYALLHEAIYGQDARPTAWSAERVRAEFPQFDAARTLTGDGPLLLTGETIHPWMFDADPALRPLRETAGLLAARTDWTPLYDPARLAVNEVPVAAAIYHDDLYVDTAHSLRTARAIRGLRTWVTDEFEHDGVRAGGPRVLDRLLALVRDEA, from the coding sequence TTGTCCCTCAGCTACCGCCAGCCCGGCGTCGTACTCACCGACCGCCGCTTCGCCGTGCCGCTCGACCACGCCGACCCGGCCGGGGAGACGATCTCGCTGTACGCCCGCGAGGTCGTCGCGAGCGACAGGGCCGGCCGCGACCTGCCGTGGCTGCTCTACCTCCAGGGCGGGCCCGGATTCGGCGCCCACCGCTTCGTCGGCCGACCGGCCTGGCTCGGCCGCGCGCTGAAGGAGTACCGCGTCCTCCTCCTCGACCAGCGCGGGACCGGCCACTCCACCCCGGCCAACCGCCAGACGTTGCCGCTGCGCGGCGGACCGGCCGGACAGGCCGACTACCTCGCGCACTTCCGCGCCGACTCCATCGTCCGGGACTGCGAGCTGATCCGCCGCGAGGTCACCGGCGGCGCCCCGTGGACCGTGCTGGGCCAGAGCTTCGGGGGCTTCTGCACGGTCACCTACCTCTCCACCGCACCGGAGGGCCTGGCCGCCGCCCTGATCACCGGCGGTCTGCCCGCCCTGGACGGCCACGCCGACGACGTCTACCGCGCCGCGTACCCGCGCATGGAGCGCAAGGCCGCCGCGCACTACGCCCGTTATCCGCAGGACGTCGAACGCGCGCGCCGCGTCGCCGACCACCTCCTGCACCACGAGGTGACCCTCCCGAGCGGCTACCGGCTCACCGCCGAGGCCTTCCAGACCGTCGGCATCCTCCTCGGCGGCGGCGAGGGCAGTCACCGTCTGCACCACCTCCTCGAAGACGCCTTCGTGCCGACCCTGAAGGGCCCCGCCCTCTCCGACGCCTTCCAGGAGGAGACGCAGGGCCGGCTCTCCTTCGCCGGGCACCCGCTCTACGCCCTCCTGCACGAGGCGATCTACGGACAGGACGCCCGCCCCACCGCGTGGTCCGCCGAGCGGGTGCGCGCCGAGTTCCCGCAGTTCGACGCCGCGAGGACGCTCACCGGCGACGGCCCGCTGCTGCTCACCGGCGAGACGATCCATCCCTGGATGTTCGACGCCGACCCCGCGCTGCGCCCGCTGCGCGAGACCGCCGGACTCCTCGCCGCCCGCACCGACTGGACGCCTCTGTACGACCCGGCCCGCCTGGCCGTCAACGAGGTCCCGGTCGCGGCCGCGATCTACCACGACGACCTGTACGTCGACACCGCCCACTCCCTGCGCACCGCGCGGGCGATCCGGGGCCTGCGCACCTGGGTCACCGACGAGTTCGAGCACGACGGCGTCCGGGCCGGCGGCCCCCGCGTCCTGGACCGGCTGCTCGCCCTGGTCCGTGACGAAGCGTGA
- a CDS encoding PIG-L deacetylase family protein: MTEPTITQLQPMPEDWRRALAVVAHPDDLEYGCSAAIAAWTDAGREVAYVLATRGEAGIDTLAPAECGPQREREQRASAAVVGVSTVEFLDHRDGVVEYGPALRRDIAAAIRRHRPELVITLNHRDTWGGVAWNTPDHVAVGRATLDAAGDAGNRWIFPELVEQGLQPWNGVRWVAVAGSATPTHAVDAAAGLERAVGSLLEHRAYIEALTDEEPETYARGFLTGVANSVGERFGGRPAVAFELFAR, translated from the coding sequence ATGACCGAGCCGACGATCACTCAGCTCCAGCCCATGCCCGAGGACTGGCGGCGCGCCCTGGCCGTGGTGGCCCATCCGGACGACCTCGAGTACGGGTGCTCGGCGGCGATCGCCGCCTGGACCGACGCCGGCCGTGAGGTCGCCTATGTGCTGGCGACCCGCGGCGAAGCCGGCATCGACACCCTCGCGCCCGCCGAGTGCGGCCCGCAGCGCGAGCGGGAGCAGCGGGCGAGCGCGGCCGTGGTGGGCGTCTCGACGGTCGAGTTCCTCGACCACCGGGACGGCGTCGTCGAGTACGGCCCCGCCCTGCGCCGGGACATCGCCGCCGCGATCCGCCGCCACCGCCCGGAGCTCGTGATCACGCTCAACCACCGCGACACCTGGGGCGGCGTCGCCTGGAACACCCCCGACCACGTCGCCGTCGGCCGCGCCACCCTCGACGCGGCCGGGGACGCCGGCAACCGCTGGATCTTCCCGGAACTCGTCGAGCAGGGCCTCCAGCCCTGGAACGGCGTGCGCTGGGTCGCCGTGGCGGGTTCCGCGACACCCACCCACGCGGTCGACGCGGCGGCGGGGCTGGAGCGCGCCGTCGGCTCGCTGCTCGAGCACCGCGCCTACATTGAGGCGTTGACCGACGAGGAGCCCGAGACGTACGCACGGGGGTTCCTGACCGGGGTGGCGAACTCCGTGGGGGAGCGGTTCGGCGGCCGGCCGGCCGTGGCGTTCGAGCTGTTCGCCCGGTAG
- a CDS encoding pentapeptide repeat-containing protein translates to MHDETVDPAALRGDCANCFGLCCVALPFARSADFAIDKPAGTPCPNLGEDHRCGIHARLRQKGFAGCTVYDCFGAGQKVSQVTFGGRGRSTAPSAEARRMTEVFPVVRQLHELLWYLTEALGLPAARPVHADLRRALAKTEELTLLPPRELVALDVPAHRQDVNVLLLRTSELVRAGVGGRRKERRGADLMGARLKGADLHGANLRGACLIAADLTGADLRRADMIGADLRDADLTDADLTGAFFLTQPQLNAARGSAATRVPKSLARPVHWTTPV, encoded by the coding sequence ATGCACGATGAGACGGTGGACCCGGCGGCGCTGCGCGGCGACTGCGCCAACTGCTTCGGCCTGTGCTGTGTGGCCCTGCCCTTCGCCCGCTCCGCCGACTTCGCGATCGACAAGCCGGCCGGCACGCCCTGCCCGAACCTGGGCGAGGACCACCGCTGCGGCATCCACGCACGGCTGCGGCAGAAGGGCTTCGCCGGCTGTACGGTCTACGACTGCTTCGGCGCCGGGCAGAAGGTCTCCCAGGTCACCTTCGGCGGCCGTGGCCGGAGCACCGCTCCGTCGGCCGAGGCCCGCCGGATGACCGAGGTGTTCCCGGTCGTGCGGCAGCTCCACGAACTCCTGTGGTACCTCACCGAGGCGCTCGGCCTGCCCGCGGCCCGCCCGGTCCACGCCGACCTGCGCCGGGCGCTGGCGAAAACCGAGGAACTGACCCTGCTGCCCCCAAGAGAGCTGGTCGCGCTCGACGTCCCGGCGCACCGGCAGGACGTCAACGTGCTGCTGCTGAGGACGAGCGAGCTGGTCCGGGCCGGCGTCGGCGGACGCCGGAAGGAGCGCCGCGGCGCCGACCTGATGGGCGCCCGCCTCAAGGGCGCCGACCTGCACGGTGCGAACCTGCGCGGCGCCTGTCTCATAGCGGCCGATCTCACGGGCGCCGACCTGCGCCGGGCGGACATGATCGGCGCCGACCTGCGCGACGCCGATCTGACGGACGCCGACCTCACCGGCGCGTTCTTCCTCACCCAGCCGCAGCTGAACGCGGCCAGGGGGAGCGCGGCCACCAGGGTGCCGAAGTCACTCGCCCGTCCGGTGCACTGGACAACGCCGGTCTGA
- a CDS encoding cytochrome P450, translated as MAETGTTGTTGTGTAGAAVPDALPKGFRGAELGWPELHRIPHPRHRLPLLGDILGASRRTPVQDSLRYAGQLGPIFRRKAFNREFVFVWGAELAADMADEQRFAKHVGLGIANLRPVVGDALFTAYNHEPNWQLAHDVLAPGFSREAMAAYHPMMLDVAERLTAHWDRELAAGRAVDVPADMTKLTLETIARTGFGHDFGSFERDRPHPFVTAMVGTLSYAQRLNTVPSPALMRRAARRNRADIAYLDRTVDALVRERRAQGGQDGDLLDRMLDTAHPETGERLSDENVRRQVITFLVAGHETTSGALSFALHYLARDPRVAARARAEVDRVWGDTAVPAYEQVAKLRYVRRVLDEALRLWPTAPAFAREAREDTVLGGEHPVRRGGWALVLTGMLHRDPAVWGPDAERFDPDRFDAQAVRARAPHTFKPFGTGARACIGRQFALHEATLVLGLLLRRYELRPDPAYRLRVAERLTLMPQGLRLHLERRAPTPSGGPDAPSDRPVDEEREADGRTGRGGAGERGDADGTGDAGSGSGSGSGSGWESSSDRRCPVHRTGE; from the coding sequence ATGGCGGAGACGGGGACGACGGGCACGACGGGAACGGGGACGGCCGGGGCGGCGGTGCCGGACGCGCTGCCGAAGGGGTTCCGCGGCGCGGAGCTCGGGTGGCCCGAACTGCACCGCATCCCCCACCCGCGGCACCGGCTCCCCCTGCTGGGCGACATCCTGGGCGCGAGCCGGCGCACCCCCGTGCAGGACTCCCTGCGCTACGCCGGTCAGCTCGGGCCGATCTTCCGGCGCAAGGCGTTCAACCGGGAGTTCGTGTTCGTGTGGGGCGCCGAGCTGGCCGCCGACATGGCCGACGAGCAGCGGTTCGCCAAGCATGTGGGACTGGGCATCGCCAACCTGCGGCCCGTCGTCGGGGACGCCCTGTTCACGGCGTACAACCACGAGCCCAACTGGCAGCTGGCGCACGACGTCCTCGCTCCGGGATTCAGCCGGGAGGCCATGGCTGCCTACCACCCGATGATGCTGGACGTGGCCGAACGGCTCACCGCGCACTGGGACCGGGAGCTGGCCGCGGGCCGGGCGGTGGACGTGCCCGCAGACATGACCAAGCTGACCCTGGAGACGATCGCGCGCACCGGCTTCGGCCACGACTTCGGCTCCTTCGAGCGCGACCGGCCGCACCCGTTCGTCACCGCGATGGTCGGCACCCTCAGTTACGCACAGCGCCTCAACACGGTGCCGTCCCCCGCGCTGATGCGGCGGGCCGCGCGCCGCAACCGGGCCGACATCGCCTACCTCGACCGCACCGTCGACGCCCTGGTGCGGGAGCGCCGCGCGCAGGGCGGCCAGGACGGCGACCTGCTCGACCGGATGCTTGACACCGCCCACCCCGAGACCGGCGAGCGCCTGTCGGACGAGAACGTCCGGCGGCAGGTCATCACCTTCCTGGTGGCCGGACACGAGACGACGTCGGGCGCGCTCTCCTTCGCCCTGCACTACCTCGCCCGCGATCCCCGTGTCGCCGCCCGTGCCCGCGCCGAGGTGGACCGGGTGTGGGGCGACACGGCCGTGCCCGCGTACGAGCAGGTGGCGAAGTTGCGCTACGTCCGCCGGGTCCTGGACGAGGCGCTGCGGCTGTGGCCGACGGCGCCCGCTTTCGCGCGCGAGGCACGGGAGGACACCGTGCTGGGCGGGGAGCATCCGGTGCGGCGGGGCGGCTGGGCGCTGGTGCTGACGGGCATGCTGCACCGGGATCCCGCGGTGTGGGGTCCGGACGCCGAACGGTTCGACCCGGACCGCTTCGACGCCCAGGCCGTCCGCGCCCGCGCCCCGCACACCTTCAAGCCGTTCGGGACGGGCGCGCGGGCCTGTATCGGACGCCAGTTCGCGCTGCACGAGGCCACGCTGGTGCTCGGGCTGCTGCTGCGTCGCTACGAGCTGCGGCCGGACCCGGCGTACCGACTGCGGGTCGCGGAACGTCTGACGCTGATGCCGCAGGGGCTGCGGCTGCATCTGGAGCGGCGTGCGCCGACGCCCTCCGGAGGACCGGATGCCCCGTCGGACCGGCCGGTGGACGAGGAGCGCGAGGCCGACGGTCGGACCGGGCGCGGCGGGGCGGGCGAGCGGGGCGACGCGGACGGGACAGGAGACGCGGGCTCGGGCTCCGGCTCTGGCTCCGGCTCCGGCTGGGAGTCCTCGTCAGACCGGCGTTGTCCAGTGCACCGGACGGGCGAGTGA